From a region of the Tursiops truncatus isolate mTurTru1 chromosome 13, mTurTru1.mat.Y, whole genome shotgun sequence genome:
- the LOC101336006 gene encoding uncharacterized protein, with protein MVNLQLLPEVSSVQWQSMEIQFNYEAQEHYLLSDGETKAKVGELASEEEITAKIEPLTEESGNPRDDVLQDSECREFCGFGDKFNEKDQNLFKRRQYNCDECGQNFACSTGLIRHQRTHWEKPYECDKCGKAFNVSSALVLHQRIHTGEKPYPCNWCIKSFRRSSDLIKHQRVHTGEKPYKCDECGKAFSQSSDLIIHQRIHTGEKPYQCSHCSKSFSQRSDLVKHQRIHTGEKPYTCNQCNKHFSQSSDVIKHQRIHTGEKPYKCDVCGKAFSQSSDLILHQRIHTGEKPYPCNQCSKSFSQNSDLIKHRRIHTGEKPYKCNECGKAFNQSSVLILHQRIHTGEKPYPCNQCSKTFSRLSDLVNHQRIHTGEKPYPCNQCNKMFSRRSDLIKHHRIHTGEKPYECDECGKTFSQSSNLILHQRIHTGEKPYPCSDCTKSFSRRSDLVKHQRIHTGEKPYACNQCNKSFSQSSDLTKHQRVHSGEKPYHCDCCEKAFSQSSDLILHQRIHTGEKPYPCTQCNKSFSQNSDLIKHQRIHTGEKPYKCNECGKAFSQCSALVLHKRIHTGEKPYPCDQCGKSFSRRSDLINHQRIHTNENPYKCDVSGKAFSACTDLTEHQGIHIGEKPHRCVQCSRNFSQLSDLINHEKVHSGEDTLNVMNMGKPLVYTPTLFSTRDTLPEKNLMNAMDDYEKGFNQCSTLVLH; from the exons ATGGTAAATCTCCAGTTGCTCCCTGAGGTGTCAAGTGTCCAGTGGCAGTCTATGGAGATCCAATTCAATTATGAAGCTCAAGAACACTACCTTCTGTCAG ATGGTGAGACTAAGGCCAAGGTTGGAGAGCTGGCTTCCGAGGAGGAAATTACAGCAAAAATTGAACCATTGACTGAAGAGTCTGGTAACCCCAGAGATGATGTTCTCCAGGATTCGGAATGCAGGGAATTCTGTGGATTTGGGGATAAATTCAATGAAAAGGATCAGAACCTCTTCAAAAGAAGACAATATAACTGTGATGAATGTGGGCAAAACTTTGCTTGTAGTACAGGCCTTATTAGGCATCAAAGAACCCATtgggagaaaccctatgaatgtgaTAAGTGTGGAAAGGCCTTTAATGTGAGCTCAGCCCTGGTTCTGCATCAGAGAATCCATACTGGGGAGAAACCCTATCCTTGTAATTGGTGTATTAAAAGTTTCCGTCGGAGCTCAGACCTTATTAAACATCAAAGAGTCCACACTGGTGAAAAACCTTACAAATGtgatgaatgtgggaaagccttcagtcAGAGCTCTGATCTTATTATACATCAGAGAATACATACAGGAGAAAAACCCTATCAGTGCAGTCATTGTAGTAAAAGTTTTAGCCAGCGCTCAGACCTGGTTAAACATCAAAGAATACATACTGGAGAGAAGCCTTATACATGTAACCAGTGTAACAAACATTTTAGTCAGAGTTCTGATGTTATAAAACATCAAAGAATCCATACTGGTGAGAAACCATATAAATGTGATGTgtgtggaaaagccttcagtCAGAGCTCAGATCTTATTCTACAtcagagaatccacactggagagaaaccatatCCATGTAATCAGTGTAGCAAAAGTTTCAGTCAGAACTCAGACCTTATTAAACATCGAAggatccacactggagagaaaccctataaatgtaatgaatgtgggaaagcttttAATCAGAGCTCAGTCCTTATTctgcatcagagaattcacactggagagaaaccctatccATGTAATCAGTGTAGCAAAACCTTCAGTAGACTTTCAGATCTTGTTAATCATCAAcgaattcacactggagagaagccttaCCCATGTAACCAGTGCAATAAAATGTTTAGTCGAAGATCAGACCTTATTAAACATCATAGAATTCATACaggtgagaaaccctatgaatgtgaTGAGTGTGGGAAAACCTTTAGTCAAAGCTCAAACCTTATTCTGCAtcagagaatccacactggagagaaaccctatccATGTAGCGATTGTACTAAAAGTTTTAGTCGTCGTTCAGACCTTGTGAAACATCAGAGAAtacacactggagagaaaccgtATGCATGTAATCAGTGCAATAAAAGTTTTAGTCAAAGCTCAGACCTCACTAAACATCAGAGAGTACACTCTGGGGAAAAACCCTATCATTGTGATTGTTGTGAGAAAGCCTTCAGTCAGAGTTCTGACCTTATTcttcatcagagaattcacactggagaaaaaccatatccATGCACACAGTGCAACAAAAGTTTCAGTCAGAACTCTGACCTTATCAAGCACCAGAGGATCCACACTGGGGAAAAACCatataaatgtaatgaatgtgggaaggctttcagtcAGTGCTCAGCTCTTGTCCTACATAAGAGGatccacactggggagaaaccaTATCCATGTGATCAATGTGGCAAAAGCTTTAGTCGACGCTCTGATCTTATTAACCATCAAAGAATCCACACTAATGAAAATCCATATAAATGTGATGTGTCTGGGAAAGCCTTTAGCGCATGCACTGATCTTACTGAACACCAGGGAATCCACATTGGAGAGAAACCCCACAGGTGTGTTCAGTGCAGCAGAAATTTTAGCCAACTCTCTGATCTTATTAATCATGAGAAAGTCCATTCTGGGGAAGACACTCTAAATGTGATGAATATGGGAAAACCTTTAGTTTATACACCAACTTTATTCAGTACCAGAGACACTCTGccagaaaaaaatcttatgaaCGCTATGGATGATTATGAAAAAGGTTTTAATCAATGCTCAACTCTTGTGCTACATTAA